From Gossypium raimondii isolate GPD5lz chromosome 11, ASM2569854v1, whole genome shotgun sequence:
TAATTTATCTAAACTCATCTAAACTGATAAGACTATTaactatatttaataaattggaaaattagtattaaaaaataactaagaaaaataagtaataaatgaAGTACTCGTGTCTGTCACATAGATAAGGGTATAACATTTAAGGATCTtttaaatatatggaaaaatttaaaaaaactaagttTACCATATTGGatacataattattttcaatactCACACTCAAATCTGACACttaataaacaaggtaaaataactaacacaatttcatatatatatatatagcacaTGGTGATGAAATATATCAATGTctcaaaaatcatataatataaatgattGCAAAACACCCAAATATCCATATAGTTCTTTTTTAACCCAAAACCAAATAGTTTAAATAGAGAAAAGTAAATATTGAAATCCAAAGTGCATCAAATCAAATAAGTTCCGTGTATTTTGCTGCAAATGCAAAACACCCTTTGATTCTCAACAATGAGAGTTGAGCCATTTTTGATTTCTCCAACCTCCNNNNNNNNNNNNNNNNNNNNNNNNNNNNNNNNNNNNNNNNNNNNNNNNNNNNNNNNNNNNNNNNNNNNNNNNNNNNNNNNNNNNNNNNNNNNNNNNNNNNTCTTTGGTTTAACATAAAATGACTACtttgtctatttttttagttaCCTAACTATCTTAGATTTTGAGTATTTTCATAAGTAGATGTATTTttgtaaacttaaaatctagtCATGCTACTTctaattttaggaatttagatATTATTcgataaacttaaaaattaagtattaaaaaaaataagtgttgaaaaaataggtattgaaaatttaagttgtaaaatctattttatattctacttaaaattaattatagaatataattagattgtttgataaatataaatattaaattataaaaattatattctaaattttatcctcaattttaaatatttcaccTTAATCTAAAGAaaagtcaaattttaaacctaaaGTTTTAtagcataatataatattataataaataaaataaaataaaattaattggaAATATCCTCTATTAAGGGATAAATAGCTCTTACTTATTTATAATGTTTCacacttttttgtttttgtataaaAGATTCTATTAGATTGTTTCTATTTTGGATTATCAAACAAGgtgtgaaaaaaaatcaaatcattgaaaatttagatttatctgttaacactattaaaaaatcaaatccaaaataagcttagattaaattattaacttttcaTAGGGCCAAAAAGGCAATTATTCCATTtaattaaaagggtaaaaagacttggatttaatgttttaatttatgagggcctaaaagaaaattttcccaTCTAGCCAAAGGGGTTATATAGGTTAATATCAATAAGAAGTGTGCATGTGCATATACCATATTTTAGACAATCCCTTACTTTATCCAATTCCTCAAAAAACCACAAGTTTAAGATCTTGAAATCAAACTTAGCATTTTCTTTGAGTTTCAAACATTGATGTACCTCTTTTGATCATTGTTGTTCTAGTTTCTTAAGCTTCTCTGTTAATTCGAGTAATCTCCGCTTCACCTCATCTTCTGTTAATTTGTCGTCCTCATATTCGCTCTTGATTTCTTGGTACTTTTTCATAATGTCTCGAGCATTAGATCGCACGAGTCATTTCATGCGATTTGATTTGGTGGAGACAGTTGAGAACAAAATTAGAGGCTTTCCTTTTTTTGCCAAATGTACACACACAAAATATCCAAATAAGTGAAacagactaaattaaaattaaattagaatcaaattctattaattaaatctGAACTAAGGACCAAATCACACGTCTGACAGACAATGGAGGACCAAAATGGATATTACACCTTCCAACAAAAACATGCAGATCCGGGGGGACACAAACGGGTCAACGGACGTCATTCtcacaatttattattttctatatttgttCTTTTAGCTTTTTTCAGAATGTCAAAAGCTTATTACTGTTGAATCAAGATATAGAGGATTTAGTTTCCTTACTTGATGGTTAGATGTTCACTCTCCTAACTATTTTGGGTCAAATCGTACTAATCGcgttgttattaaaattttatctttctcTTCTAATTCATCCAAAATTTGTAACATTATACCAAAATATCTAATGTGGTACCAATATTTCTAGTGGAAATAATTGGTTAATGGTATACCAAAAGTTTCCTATTCCTGCTCGTGTGTGTGGATTGATAGcctatatcaaaatttgttagATACATTTTGCTCTTacttaaaaaataggtaaattagtccATAAAGTAAActgtttttttctattaaaaaattcactcatttctattgttaaaagcGGACAtaactaacaaaataattaaatagtgaCATGTGACATTCCATGTGTACCTCATGTTGACgtacatgaactaatttttaacaatagaaatgaatgaaacttttaataaaataaccaatttactctttcatCTAATGTATAATGACTATTTTGACCAttttttagtcacccaactatattgaatttttggatattttcatttttgcatTAGCCAACTGTCAccaaaaagaagaaattgaCTAGTTGAGtgatattttataacttttcatagataagtgaccaaaaaataaatgtacTAATAATTGAaagaccattttgtaacttttcataattgaacaaccaaaattaaatttactaataattgggtgactattaataaaatttgccCTTACTTTTAATAGcttcataaatatgaaataatttaaaacagttatttcatataattttaacttaatgcTTTTAATAGTGATTTTTAATTCATACCTCTACAATTGCGTTTAAATTCAATCTCTCTGCATAGGTTGCCTTAATTTATCTAAACTCATCTAAACTGATAAGACTATTaactatatttaataaattggaaaattaagtattaaaaaataactaagaaaaataagtaataaatgaAGTACTCATGTCTGTCACATAGATAAGgatcttttaaaaatatggaaaaattttaaaaaactaagtTTATCATATTGgatacataattattttaatactcaCACTCAAATCTGACACTTAATAAACTGGTAAAATAACTAACAcagtttcatatatataaagcaCATGGTGATGAAATATATCAATGTCTCAAAAACcatataatataaatgattGCAAAACACCAAGTCCAAGCAAAACACCCAAGTATccatatagtttttttttttttttaaacccaaaaccaaataGTTTAAATAGAGAAAAGTAAATATTGAAACCCAAAGTGCATCAAATCAAATAAGTTCAGTGTATTTTGCTGCGAATGCAAAACACCCTTTTGATTCTCAGCAATGAGAGCTGAGTCACCTTTGATCTCTCCAACTTCCTTTTTTTAGCCTCCTCCAAGAATATGTGTGTGAGCAAAGTAGGCAAGCAAATTCTTCCTTAACAAATCATCAGCAAATCCCACTTGAAAACCAACTTCCTTAGCCTTTTTAAGTGTTGCCTCCCACTTCTTTAACGTATCCAAGTCCAATTTCTCAGCTGAAAAATCTTCCATCTCTTTTACTGCAGCACAAAACAGAACTAGAGCTGTAGTATGGctaaactcaacttttgcaaaATCCTTTACGATTTGGCTCGCAATAGGTTGAAGGTAGCTTGGAATTTCCCCCCAACGAAGTTTCTTCAACTCTTCTGGTAAACCTTGAAAATCTTCTGGCTCCACTTGTTTGTTGCCTTGGACATAAACTTGGtttttcaaatcattaaaaGCAGAGGGTAGAGGTGGAGACATTGCAGAATGACCATTACCAAGATCTAGAGAAAACTgaaacaataaacataaaaaaccataaattatgaGAATGGTATGTATATGATTATACATATGTAtttgttgagatttaatgtgatgtacttaaaaaatacaaattcatggatttaataaataatcataGATGATGGATATTGCAAGATGATTATGTTGATTAATGAACAAGGTTTCTTGATGATCAAGTAATAGCCTTATAACtagaataaaaatttctaaagacTAAATAATGTTCCCAAATTTTTTTGGTTGGTTGTTCTCAAATACTACTTGGGTCAGCTAATGTACATATCATACCTTTTCTTTTACTGCCTCAATGAATCGACCATCGAAATATAAACCTAAATTATTCACGATGTGATcctgaaatttaattaaaaagatgtAAGAGCATGTTCAAAAATGACATGAGACATcaagataaagaaaaagaaaagaaaacttataaaagataaaaatacatGAATCCATGTCCAATGTATTATTGCTAAGTCTAAAAATACAACTatagtgaaaaagaaattatgattataatgtGACTTATAAATAATGTAGCAATATATAGAGGTAGCAAACATGGCCATCCAAATTCTTCTAAGtgcatcaattttttttatttgatatatgttaatgacatggaaaaaattgttgaaatatcattaaataattagaaaaaggaTCATAGATGATATGATGAGAAggatccataaaataatttctccctttaatacataaatttcatgcagcatcaataaataataacatgacaccgtcaatattaaattaaataaaaatatatacataccataTTAGTGAAAGGGTTCTCAGAGTcctgaaaaatcaaattaaaaagttagTGGAGATTTAGATtgagtaattaaattttgtaaaaatttaacataCCTCACGTGCTTTTTGTTTTATCTCCAACTTGCTTGCTACTTCGAGCAATCTTTGCTTCGCCCCAGGTGTttttaaaccatattttttaGCTATTTCTTTGCAGTCTTGCCTAATTTCTTCCACATCCTGTCGTGCTGGCCATTGCTTGGTGTGCACTAATTCCATATCTGACTTTTTGTCCTTCCTTTCCCAAAATATACAAACAAAATAGGTGTTAAAAGAAACAAGCATAGTTACATTGTAGATACAATGATTTTTTGAATCATCTATTACGATATATTGTCGACTCTAAAAGTAAAAATCATTCTCAGATTTTAGTTAGtttatttagaaaaacactTCTCAACCCCAACCATGATTTCAAACTAAAAAACacaaagtgaaaatttttagcttttgatttttgaaaaatttcttttaaatgaaactatttttttatctcCTCGTTGAAtcttatattttacaaaatcacctttaaaataaatgttttatatttctaaaaacaatttttaacaaaaatgataaacacttttgtaaaacattttatcacaatacttttcaataataaactAGCTTAAAAGAAGCATAACTTATAATGCAGAGTCCAATCCGTGCTAGTAGTTGCTAGTGGCATTTTTGCcttcaatatataaaaataattattaaattcaatgaGGAGAATTTACCTGCTCTAGCTGCCTGTTAAGCCGATCTGTCATTATCTTGTTTATTTGCTTCTCATCTTTCTCTCCAAGCTGTtcgagggttaattttttatttttcggttCTAGTGATTGATGGAAGTTGCATTGTTCCTCTGTGCCCTTTTCTCTAGCATCCAAGCTTCTTTTAATGCCTATACTCCTCTTCGAGTCATTCATCTGGTTACGATTAAGCAACCCTTCGCTCTCTTGATTCGAGTAGTTCACTTGTCCTTCAGAGATAGCTTCATGGGATGAAGTGCTAGCGATGCTCATATTGGCACGAATCTGAGAAATTTAGATTAAAGCAAATCATTGAAACgaaaagaacagaaaaacaTAAATGATTTGCGGGTTAGCGGCATCAAAATCATCATTCAAATCAGCAAAACAGAACCATATGGAAGGATATTGATTCAAGGTAAATAAATTATGCAAAATCAAAACAAGATATGATACTGAATCAGTAAATTTAACCATACGTACTTCTACTGCCgtgaagaaaagagagagaagggTCAGGTGTCGAAGAGTAAAACTGAAGAAACGAAGGAATTGagatagaatttaaaataaggcCAACTTCCATCACGGAAAACTTTAGATTTTAACTACCTCTGTGTAAATTTGAAACAAGAATATTCATGGAAAATTAGCAAAGAAACTTAACATATGTATTAGTCGAGATTTAATGTGATGTCATTACTAACACTAACTCAACAAATTCATGGgtttaataaataatcataGATGATGGATATTGCAAGATGATTATGTTCGTTAATGAAATAGGTAttattaataagtaaaaatcTTAATGAAAAATGTTTCTTGGTGGACAAGTAATAGTCTTATAAATAGACTATAGGGTTTAGCGTATAAAATTAAGTAGCCGAAGGAAAATGACATTCTTATGGGATCTTTTGTGAGGATGGTTTGTAGTTTTATCCCTGCAATATAAGCTAGTGAGGTCAAACAATGTTATATAATGTCTTTAATGAGtatatctaatttttttctttttagtttgtGTTGATAACGTTTCAACCATTAATCCCTGCAACTAATATCAAAACTATGGTTCAAGACTCAACATAGTGAAATCATGAGTCATTTCGTGAGAATTTGTTCTTGCAAATTTGGATTGTGAGTTTGAAGACATACAAGAAAAGTATATGTTTGTAACAAGGTGGACAATTCAATTGATTTGGCACTTCTTCAACAATGTTATTTAGATTGAAGGACAAAAATTTTGCATAACAAAACAACAGTATAATAGCAGTAAACAGCAGGAAGAAAAAATTTAACCGGAAAGATGGACGAAGAGCAAGTTCAAGAATGACATGAGACGGAAAGAACAGAAAAACACAACTGCATCAAAATCTTCTTTCCAAtcagcaaaacaaaaaaattctaGTGCATCAGAAAAGAGAATTATTGTAAGTAATATTCTTTTACGTATCattgatatataaatttcatgcattatcagtaaataataacatgacacgtatcattaaattaaacaaaaaagtaTGCATACCATCATACGAGACTGAAGGTTTCCAACTGAGAACTCTCTCTCTTGAAAATTCATCGAATTGGTTGTTGGTCCCACTCCATGTGGTGTTAGCATGCTAGGAGTGTTCATTATTGAGGCATGGGTCTGTGAAATTTAGATTAGATCACAAAAAAACACAAACGGTTTGCAGATCAACGGGAAATCAGCCAAACAAAACCATATTGGCTCAAGTAAAGAAATTATGCAAAATTAAAGCAATTTATGGTATTGAATTAGTAAAGTCAACTGTACATTCTTCCATTGCAGTGAAGAAAAGAGAGAGCATGTAATGCAATGTATTAAGCAAGATATAATATTGAATTAGTAACTGCAAGATTTTGATCAACAATATTAAGCCCCGGATATGCTGATGAAAAACCATAAATGATGAGAACGGTATTTATATGATTATCATAAAGCAtcagtaaataataatatgacacatcgtcattaaattaaataaaaaataatgcatACCAAAGTATCGTGGTTCACAGCTCTTGTTGAGGTttgaaaatccaaattaaaaagttaaaaattggAGACTTAACTCAAGTCTCCAATCTCTTCATTGGAATCTTTTAGGATTGATCTGTTGTTATCGATGCTCTTTTTGGCACAGATATGTGAAATTTAGATCAAATCAAATCATTGAAtggaaaagaatagaaaaacaCAGTTCCATCAAAATCCTTTTTCCAAtcagcaaaacaaaaaaattctaGTGCATTAGAAAAGAGAATTATTATAagtaatattcttttataaatcatcgatatataaatttcaagcaTTAtcagtaaataataacatgacacatatcattaaattaaacaaaaaagtaTACATACCATCATAGGAGACTGAAGGTTTCCAACTGAGAACTCTCTCTCTTGAAAATTCATCGAATTGGTTGCTGGTGTCACTCCATGTGGTGTTAGCATGCTAGGAGTGTTCATTATCGAGGCATGTGTCTGTGAAATTTAGATTAGATCACAAAAAAACACAAACGGTTTGCAGATCAATGGGTAATCAGCAAAACAAAACCATATTGGCTCAAGTAAAGAAATTATGCAAAATTAAAGCAATTTATGATATTGAATTAGTAAAGTCAACTGTACATTCTTCCATTGCAGTGAAGAAAAGAGAGAGCATGTAATGCAACAATGTATTAAGCAAGATATAATATTGAATTAGTAAATGCAAGATTTTGATCAACAATATTAAGCCCCGGATATGCTAAtgaaaaaccataaattatgaGAATGGTATTTATATGATTATCATAAAGCAtcagtaaataataatatgacacatcgtcattaaattaaataaaaaataatgcatACCAAAGTATCGTGGTTCACAGCTCTGGTTGAGGTttgaaaatccaaattaaaaagttaaaagtaagaTTGGAGACTCAACTCAAGTCTCCAATCTCTTCATTGGAATCTTTAAGGATTGATCTGTTATCGATGCTCTTTTTGGCACAGATATGTGAAATTTAgatcaaatcaaatcattaaaaggaaaagaatagaaaaacaCAACTGCATCAAAATCTTTTTTCCAAtcagcaaaacaaaaaaattctaGTGCATTAGAAAAGAGAATTATTATAagtaatattcttttataaatcatcgatatataaatttcaagcaTTAtcagtaaataataacatgacacatatcattaaattaaacaaaaaagtaTGCATACCATCATACGAGACTGAAGGTTTCCAACTGAGAACTCTCTCTCTTGAAAATTCATTGAATTGGTTGCTGGTGTCACTCCATGTGGTGTTAGCATGCTAGGAGTGTTCATTATTGAGGCATGGGTCTGTGAAATTTAGATTAGATCACAAAAAAACACAAACGGTTTGCAGATCAACGGGAAATCAGCAAAACAAAACCATATTGGCTCAAGTAAAGAAATTATGCAAAATTAAAGCAATTTATGGTATTGAATTAGTAAAGTCAACTGTACATTCTTCCATTGCAGTGAAGAAAAGAGAGAGCATGTAATGCAATGTATTAAGCAAGATATAATATTGAATTAGTAACTGCAAGATTTTGATCAACAATATTAAGCCCCGGATATGCTGATGAAAAACCATAAATGATGAGAACGGTATTTATATGATTATCATAAAGCAtcagtaaataataatatgacacatcgtcattaaattaaataaaaaataatgcatACCAAAGTATCGTGGTTCACAGCTCTTGTTGAGGTttgaaaatccaaattaaaaagttaaaaattggAGACTCAACTCAAGTCTCCAATCTCTTCATTGGAATCTTTTAGGATTGATCTGTTGTTATCGATGCTCTTTTTGGCACAGATATGTGAAATTTAGATCAAATCAAATCATTGAAtggaaaagaatagaaaaacaCAACTGCATCAAAATCTTTTTTCCAAtcagcaaaacaaaaaaattctaGTGCATTAGAAAAGAGAATTATTATAagtaatattcttttataaatcatcgatatataaatttcaagcaTTAtcagtaaataataacatgacacatatcattaaattaaacaaaaaagtaTACATACCATCATAGGAGACTGAAGGTTTCCAACTGAGAACTCTCTCTCTTGAAAATTCATCGAATTGGTTGCTGGTGTCACTCCATGTGGTGTTAGCATGCTAGGAGTGTTCATTATCGAGGCATGTGTCTGTGAAATTTAGATTAGATCACAAAAAAACACAAACGGTTTGCAGATCAATGGGTAATCAGCAAAACAAAACCATATTGGCTCAAGTAAAGAAATTATGCAAAATTAAAGCAATTTATGATATTGAATTAGTAAAGTCAACTGTACATTCTTCCATTGCAGTGAAGAAAGAGAGAGCATGTAATGCAACAATGTATTAAGCAAGATATAATATTGAATTAGTAAATGCAAGATTTTGATCAACAATATTAAGCCCCGGATATGCTGAtgaaaaaccataaattatgaGAATGGTATTTATATGATTATCATAAAGCAtcagtaaataataatatgacacatcgtcattaaattaaataaaaaataatgcatACCAAAGTATCGTGGTTCACAGCTCTGGTTGAGGTttgaaaatccaaattaaaaagttaaaagtaagaTTGGAGACTCAACTCAAGTCTCCAATCTCTTCATTGGAATCTTTAAGGATTGATCATTATCGATGCTCTTTTTGGCACAGATATGTGAAATTTAgatcaaatcaaatcattaaaaggaaaagaatagaaaaacaCAACTGCATCAAAATCTTTTTTCCAAtcagcaaaacaaaaaaattctaGTGCATTAGAAAAGAGAATTATTATAagtaatattcttttataaatcatcgatatataaatttcaagcaTTAtcagtaaataataacatgacacatataattaaattaaacaaaaagtaTACATACCATCATAGGAGACTGAAGGTTTCAATCGAGAACTCTCTCTTGAAAATTCATCGAATTGGTTGCTGGTGTCACTCCATGTGGTGTTAGCATGCTAGGAGTGTTCATTATCGAGGCATGTGTCTGTGAAATTTAGATTAGATCACAAAAAAACACAAACGGTTTGCAGATCAATGGGTAATCAGCAAAACAAAACCATATTGGCTCGAGTAAAGAAATTATGCAAAATTAAAGCAATTTATGATATTGAATTAGTAAAGTCAACTGTACATTCTTCCATTGCAGTGAAGAAAAGAGAGCATGTAATGCAACAATGTATTAAGCAAGATATAATATTGAATTAGTAAATGCAAGATTTTGATCAACAATATTAAGGCCCGGA
This genomic window contains:
- the LOC105761747 gene encoding uncharacterized protein LOC105761747 isoform X5, producing the protein MSLVNSPSSDAFHVPGNIVNDSMPPATNPIYQVEEIPSENYLTPSASNFDPNMTHASIMNTPSMLTPHGVTPATNSMNFQEREFSVGNLQSPMMTHASIMNTPSMLTPHGVTPATNSMNFQEREFSVGNLQSPMMTHASIMNTPSMLTPHGVTPATNSMNFQEREFSVGNLQSRMMTHASIMNTPSMLTPHGVGPTTNSMNFQEREFSVGNLQSRMMIRANMSIASTSSHEAISEGQVNYSNQESEGLLNRNQMNDSKRSIGIKRSLDAREKGTEEQCNFHQSLEPKNKKLTLEQLGEKDEKQINKIMTDRLNRQLEQDKKSDMELVHTKQWPARQDVEEIRQDCKEIAKKYGLKTPGAKQRLLEVASKLEIKQKAREDSENPFTNMDHIVNNLGLYFDGRFIEAVKEKFSLDLGNGHSAMSPPLPSAFNDLKNQVYVQGNKQVEPEDFQGLPEELKKLRWGEIPSYLQPIASQIVKDFAKVEFSHTTALVLFCAAVKEMEDFSAEKLDLDTLKKWEATLKKAKEVGFQVGFADDLLRKNLLAYFAHTHILGGG
- the LOC105761747 gene encoding uncharacterized protein LOC105761747 isoform X2; protein product: MSLVNSPSSDAFHVPGNIVNDSMPPATNPIYQVEEIPSENYLTPSASNFDPNMTHASIMNTPSMLTPHGVTPATNSMNFQEREFSVGNLQSPMMTHASIMNTPSMLTPHGVTPATNSMNFQEREFSVGNLQSPMMTHASIMNTPSMLTPHGVTPATNSMNFQEREFSVGNLQSPMMTHASIMNTPSMLTPHGVGPTTNSMNFQEREFSVGNLQSRMMIRANMSIASTSSHEAISEGQVNYSNQESEGLLNRNQMNDSKRSIGIKRSLDAREKGTEEQCNFHQSLEPKNKKLTLEQLGEKDEKQINKIMTDRLNRQLEQDKKSDMELVHTKQWPARQDVEEIRQDCKEIAKKYGLKTPGAKQRLLEVASKLEIKQKAREDSENPFTNMDHIVNNLGLYFDGRFIEAVKEKFSLDLGNGHSAMSPPLPSAFNDLKNQVYVQGNKQVEPEDFQGLPEELKKLRWGEIPSYLQPIASQIVKDFAKVEFSHTTALVLFCAAVKEMEDFSAEKLDLDTLKKWEATLKKAKEVGFQVGFADDLLRKNLLAYFAHTHILGGG
- the LOC105761747 gene encoding uncharacterized protein LOC105761747 isoform X4, with amino-acid sequence MSLVNSPSSDAFHVPGNIVNDSMPPATNPIYQVEEIPSENYLTPSASNFDPNMTHASIMNTPSMLTPHGVTPATNSMNFQEREFSVGNLQSPMMTHASIMNTPSMLTPHGVTPATNSMNFQEREFSVGNLQSRMMTHASIMNTPSMLTPHGVTPATNSMNFQEREFSVGNLQSPMMTHASIMNTPSMLTPHGVGPTTNSMNFQEREFSVGNLQSRMMIRANMSIASTSSHEAISEGQVNYSNQESEGLLNRNQMNDSKRSIGIKRSLDAREKGTEEQCNFHQSLEPKNKKLTLEQLGEKDEKQINKIMTDRLNRQLEQDKKSDMELVHTKQWPARQDVEEIRQDCKEIAKKYGLKTPGAKQRLLEVASKLEIKQKAREDSENPFTNMDHIVNNLGLYFDGRFIEAVKEKFSLDLGNGHSAMSPPLPSAFNDLKNQVYVQGNKQVEPEDFQGLPEELKKLRWGEIPSYLQPIASQIVKDFAKVEFSHTTALVLFCAAVKEMEDFSAEKLDLDTLKKWEATLKKAKEVGFQVGFADDLLRKNLLAYFAHTHILGGG
- the LOC105761747 gene encoding uncharacterized protein LOC105761747 isoform X1; amino-acid sequence: MSLVNSPSSDAFHVPGNIVNDSMPPATNPIYQVEEIPSENYLTPSASNFDPNMTHASIMNTPSMLTPHGVTPATNSMNFQEREFSVGNLQSPMMTHASIMNTPSMLTPHGVTPATNSMNFQEREFSVGNLQSPMMTHASIMNTPSMLTPHGVTPATNSMNFQEREFSVGNLQSRMMTHASIMNTPSMLTPHGVTPATNSMNFQEREFSVGNLQSPMMTHASIMNTPSMLTPHGVGPTTNSMNFQEREFSVGNLQSRMMIRANMSIASTSSHEAISEGQVNYSNQESEGLLNRNQMNDSKRSIGIKRSLDAREKGTEEQCNFHQSLEPKNKKLTLEQLGEKDEKQINKIMTDRLNRQLEQDKKSDMELVHTKQWPARQDVEEIRQDCKEIAKKYGLKTPGAKQRLLEVASKLEIKQKAREDSENPFTNMDHIVNNLGLYFDGRFIEAVKEKFSLDLGNGHSAMSPPLPSAFNDLKNQVYVQGNKQVEPEDFQGLPEELKKLRWGEIPSYLQPIASQIVKDFAKVEFSHTTALVLFCAAVKEMEDFSAEKLDLDTLKKWEATLKKAKEVGFQVGFADDLLRKNLLAYFAHTHILGGG
- the LOC105761747 gene encoding uncharacterized protein LOC105761747 isoform X9, producing the protein MSLVNSPSSDAFHVPGNIVNDSMPPATNPIYQVEEIPSENYLTPSASNFDPNMTHASIMNTPSMLTPHGVTPATNSMNFQEREFSVGNLQSPMMTHASIMNTPSMLTPHGVTPATNSMNFQEREFSVGNLQSPMMTHASIMNTPSMLTPHGVGPTTNSMNFQEREFSVGNLQSRMMIRANMSIASTSSHEAISEGQVNYSNQESEGLLNRNQMNDSKRSIGIKRSLDAREKGTEEQCNFHQSLEPKNKKLTLEQLGEKDEKQINKIMTDRLNRQLEQDKKSDMELVHTKQWPARQDVEEIRQDCKEIAKKYGLKTPGAKQRLLEVASKLEIKQKAREDSENPFTNMDHIVNNLGLYFDGRFIEAVKEKFSLDLGNGHSAMSPPLPSAFNDLKNQVYVQGNKQVEPEDFQGLPEELKKLRWGEIPSYLQPIASQIVKDFAKVEFSHTTALVLFCAAVKEMEDFSAEKLDLDTLKKWEATLKKAKEVGFQVGFADDLLRKNLLAYFAHTHILGGG
- the LOC105761747 gene encoding uncharacterized protein LOC105761747 isoform X8; this translates as MSLVNSPSSDAFHVPGNIVNDSMPPATNPIYQVEEIPSENYLTPSASNFDPNMTHASIMNTPSMLTPHGVTPATNSMNFQEREFSVGNLQSPMMTHASIMNTPSMLTPHGVTPATNSMNFQEREFSVGNLQSPMMTHASIMNTPSMLTPHGVGPTTNSMNFQEREFSVGNLQSRMMIRANMSIASTSSHEAISEGQVNYSNQESEGLLNRNQMNDSKRSIGIKRSLDAREKGTEEQCNFHQSLEPKNKKLTLEQLGEKDEKQINKIMTDRLNRQLEQDKKSDMELVHTKQWPARQDVEEIRQDCKEIAKKYGLKTPGAKQRLLEVASKLEIKQKAREDSENPFTNMDHIVNNLGLYFDGRFIEAVKEKFSLDLGNGHSAMSPPLPSAFNDLKNQVYVQGNKQVEPEDFQGLPEELKKLRWGEIPSYLQPIASQIVKDFAKVEFSHTTALVLFCAAVKEMEDFSAEKLDLDTLKKWEATLKKAKEVGFQVGFADDLLRKNLLAYFAHTHILGGG
- the LOC105761747 gene encoding uncharacterized protein LOC105761747 isoform X12, producing MMTHASIMNTPSMLTPHGVTPATNSMNFQEREFSVGNLQSPMMTHASIMNTPSMLTPHGVTPATNSMNFQEREFSVGNLQSRMMTHASIMNTPSMLTPHGVTPATNSMNFQEREFSVGNLQSPMMTHASIMNTPSMLTPHGVGPTTNSMNFQEREFSVGNLQSRMMIRANMSIASTSSHEAISEGQVNYSNQESEGLLNRNQMNDSKRSIGIKRSLDAREKGTEEQCNFHQSLEPKNKKLTLEQLGEKDEKQINKIMTDRLNRQLEQDKKSDMELVHTKQWPARQDVEEIRQDCKEIAKKYGLKTPGAKQRLLEVASKLEIKQKAREDSENPFTNMDHIVNNLGLYFDGRFIEAVKEKFSLDLGNGHSAMSPPLPSAFNDLKNQVYVQGNKQVEPEDFQGLPEELKKLRWGEIPSYLQPIASQIVKDFAKVEFSHTTALVLFCAAVKEMEDFSAEKLDLDTLKKWEATLKKAKEVGFQVGFADDLLRKNLLAYFAHTHILGGG